ccttggagGCTGCAGTGTAGCTCTGCCCTtctggggtgagggggggggggggcggtgcaAACGCTGCGTGATCGCAAGCTCAGTCACCACGCAAGTGGGGGGAAGGCTGGGGGACACAACCCCCCTGAGCTCCGCAGCCCCTCTGCAGCATCCAGCCCTCCCAAGCTCTGACCTCAGGCTTGCAAAACTTCCTGTGGGAAAGCCAACTGCTGCTGCACGCCGATATTTCACGGGCATAAAGCTGTCAGCACCCGCTCCGCCGCTCGCCCTGTGCCCGCACCAACAGCTGCCGGCCTCACCCCATGgcggctgctggagcaggaccccccgccccggcaacaggctgcctttgcagagctgcccctTGCCTCCCGACCCAACGATGGAGCTGGAAAAGCACATCAAAATACTTCTCCAGATTtatccctccccccccccccccccgtgtgGCTGGAAAGTAAGCAGCGGGCTGGATCCTGCGCACCAGGGAAAGTTTTGCCGTGAGCCTCAACATGGGTTAGACTCAGCCCCGACTAAGggaaaaaccaggaaaaaaccctgtggGCAGGAGGGGTCAGTCAAGCGGGTTTGTAAAAAAAGGCAATCAAAGGGTTTAACCCAACAGTAGCAGAAAATCACGGAAGAAATTGCATGGGGAACACGAGGCTCGCCAGGACTGCAAATGGCCTTTCCTACCATGGATAAAAATGATGCTGGCAGTCTTGGTATTCCTGTTTCGGCTCTGCGCCCCTGAAAAAAAGCCCCGAAACAGTAAGAAGGACTAGAAATCAGGGATTTTAGCCCTCGCACGGTGATGCTCAGCAGGGTCCCCAGCGAGCGATTTAAGGTGAAAAGTGCTCAGCTGCCAGAGATGAGAGGCaaaagatggggacagggacaaaacccagggctctgctggcgAGGCAGAGGGGCGCAGAGGAGTGTGGCAGAGCGCCGACCACAAGATCTTTGCTCCTTCTTCCATTGCCcatgaatttaaaaacaaactaaaccaAGCCCATACAAAAGCAGGAGCATCCCTGTCCCTCGCCGTCCCGTCCAGTGCAGCGGCAtgcccccggcccggggagTGGGCTTGGGGGCGGCAGCCTCCCGTCCTGGGCAGCCACTCGGTCCCACGCTTGGTGGGGACTGAAGTAGCCCGTTCCAGCCGGAGACGTCCCTCCTGCAACACACTCACGGTTTGTGCTTGAAGCTCGCCCCTCCCTGCCCCGACTGCCGTCTCAGAAAAGGAACGCCGAATGCCCACCACCCGCAAAGGGAGCGGCCAGGGAGCTCCGTGCCCTCCACCTTCGCTGCTCTCTGGCACGAGTATTGCAAGAGTCGGCTGCAAAGCAGTGAGCGTTCTCGGCAGTGGGGCTGATCACAGCGCTTCCCAaattctcatttgaaaaaacCACGAGGGCGGGGGGAGGTAAATGCTACCCAGTTCCATCCGCACCCCCCTCCGTCCTGACGGCTCTCCCTACAATTTCTGGCTGGGGACGGCACACCCCAAGGTGACCGGCTGGAGTCCCATCTCCTTTTCGTGGGGGCCACTGCACTTGTAATCCATGGTGGCAGGGGGCCTGCAGCGCTTCTTTGCCAGGTGGTAGCCCAgggccagcagagccagggctgcggAGAGGACGCCCACAGAGATGCCCACCAGCACGCCAGGGTGGAGGCGCTCCACCTTTGGCGGGGTCCGGCTGGGGATGGGCACCGGGGGTTCGGACCCGGCAGCGTCCCCAGAGTACGCTCCCTCCTTGTCGTCCTCCTGGATTTTGATGCAGTGGTTCTGGCTGTGGAGCCGGTAGCCGGCGTGGCAGTGGCACTCGTAGCTGCCGGGGCGGTTGGTGCAGTTGTGCTCGCAGAAGTTCATGTCGCACTCGTCGATGTCCACACAGACCTTGCTGCTGTTGGCATCGTCGTCCAGCACGAAGCCATCAGGGCACTCGCAGGCCAGGGTGTGCGGGTCGCACTGGGCCGGGCACTGGCTGCGGTTGCAGTGCAGCAGGCAGTGGGTGGGCTTCAGTGAGTCGATGGCGTAGCCCGGGAAGCAGCTGCAGCGGTAGCCATCGGGCACGTCCTCGCACTGCTGCTCGCAGGGTGCCTCGTAGCAGCGGGAGAGGGGCCGGCAGTGCCCCTCCACCATCTCGTAGCCACGCTGGCAATGGCACTCGAAGCCGCCCTCGGTGTTGACGCAGACCTGCTCGCACAGCCTGGGCACGGCAGCGCAGTCGTCGATGTCCTCGCAGCTGCTGCCGTCGGCGGCCAGCCGGTAGCCCGCCTCGCACATGCAGAGGAAGGAGGCGCCGGCCACGACGCAGTGATGCTGGCAGGGCGCGCCGGCGCAGGGCGAGCCGCACCCGCGGCCGTCGGGGCTCAGCACCTTGCCGTCGGGGCAGGAGCAGCGCGGCCGGCCGCCCTCCTCGCCGCACGCCCCCTCGCAGCCCCCGGCGGCCAGGCGGCAGGGCCAGGCTCCGGGCTCGGCGCGGCTCCAGCGCGGTCCCCCGCCCTCCCCGTCCTCCTCGCAGcgcagctccagccccagggccGGCACGATGGCCGCGCTGCGGGGCGGCAGCGCCAGGAAGTCCCCGCCGCGGGCGCCGAAGGGGGTTGTGTAGGTGACGGGCAGCCCCTCGGCGGGGGGCAGGCGGCCGCAGCTGGCCGCGTAGTTGTACTCGCAGAGGAAGCCGTCGGCCGGCGCATCGCAGCGCCTCTCCTCCCAGCGCAGATCCCGCGACACGGTCACGCAGCGCTCTCCGCACCGCCGCCCCGACGGCGCCCAGTTGGAGTAGTCGGTGCGGCGGTCGCCCGTCACCCACTGGAAGCCCCGCAGGCGCTGGGCCGGCTcggtgcagggcaggggggacggCAGGCGCAGCCCCAGCCACAGCCGCCCGCCgcggctctgcagcagcagcgcgATGGCGTCCTCCGCCACGGTGGAGCGGACGGTCATCAGgtgcccgccgccgcgctcgcACACCGCGCTGGCCTCCGCGAACGGCCGCGCCGCCCAGAACACGGCGAAGCAGTCGTGCTCCAGGCACTGCGCGCCCGAGGGGGCGGccggccccggctccccccccggctccggctcccgcccctgccccagcgccaGCGCCAGCCcggccagcagcagcggcagcgggAGCCGCCGCATGGCGGGCGGCGGACGGGCCGGCCCGCACGGCAAACCTCTGGCACGCCGtcggcccggccgcccgccccaTTTATAGCCGGtgccggcgccccccgcccctcgccGCAGGAAGGAAGCGCCTCCGGGGacgggccgccgccgccgcgcggaGTGAttgcggcgggggcggccggtaAATCCCGGCTGCCGCCCACCCCGagctcccccccccaccccgctgcccgcccgccccgtcCTGCCGCCGGCTCCTCCCCGCCCagccgggggccgggggcgctcagcggggggcgcgggggagcCGAGCGCTGCCCAGGGGTACCCCCTCTCGGGGCGCGCCGGCAGCCGGGCTCCGGGGCTGAGCAGCGCCgggaaaaagccattttttgcCTTGTCCCGAGGGAGAGCAAGCGGCGGAGGGCTGCTCCCTGGCCGAAGGGCCCCCGGGGGGGAAGGCAGCCCGATGGAGCCCCCCCGGCTCAGCGCCCCGGCTCAGTATAGCATCGGCTCCACCGCGCTCAGCACCGGCCCAATGCCTGCTGAGCACCCGCAGCTGGCACCAGTGGCCATGACAAAGCTGGTGTGAGGTGGCGATGGGGAAGCCAACGTGGGCGGCGATGGCAAAGCCAACATGGCTGGTGACGGCGAAGCCACCGTGAGACAGCGATGGTGAAGCTGACACAAAGTGGTGATGGCAAAGCCAACGTTAGATGACAATGACAAAGCTGACATGGATGGCGATGGCAAAGCCCACATCAGACGGCAATGGCAAAGCTGACAGGAGATGGCGATGGCAGCAGCACTGACGGCAGCCCCCATGCCATCCCCACTAGCCCCTACCCCAGCGGGGACGCCCTGTCGGGGCCGGGCAGCTGGCCTGtgggtccctgccagcctgcctggcacTGCTCAGCCCCTGCCTCGCCGAGCCGGGGGTCCCAGCTCCACCACAGTCGTTCCTATCCCCTCCAAGGccgctgctgctcagctgcacaCCACAAGGATCCCTCCGGACCTCAAAGGCAGTGAGGGTGGGGGGCTGTAGGGTGCCGGGGGTCTCACCCCCAGGGTCCTGTCTCCCCTTCCTCACAggtgcctctgctgctttctggacAGCTGTACCCTTTCcgtgcttttatttttgcaggatCCGCCTCTGCTGTCAGAAACAGcccagagcaaaacaaaaatgaaaagcaaacatccAAAGCCTCGCCACTCAAAGGAAAGGGTATttgacccttttttttttttcaattttgagACCAGTGTTTTTACCGAAAGACTCAGTCACTGCAATTAGCCCTCGGGATCCCCTGCGGAGCAGCAAATCCCTGGTTCCTCACTTCGCTGGTTGCGAGTAGGTTACTTTATTAAACTTGTATGTTTGTCTTGTCCTCTTCCTGTGCGGTTCGCATAGCTTACACGGTGCtgtggagagaaggaaagatggggaaaagagTAATAATAATCCTGAATAATAAACATAactaatacaataaaaaaaataatttttaatatatatatttttaaaagccatcacGAGGCAAACTGTGCTGCTTGGTAGCTCGGTAGCTGCAAAGCTAGCCTGATGGAAATGGGCACAGAGGAGCTCGTGCTCTTTATCAGACACCTTTCCCCTGCCCATCTTTGGCCTCTTTCACACCTTCATCCATGGCGCTCTGGGAAGGGGAGTACCAAGGAAatgctattttcctttcaaCTGCAGGAGGAACGATGGAGAGCTCCGAGCTTGGCCTACAGAGCATTCCGGTCTATCCTTCCAACCCCTTGAAAATTCCAGCTCGTTCACCTGCACGGGAAACAAAAGCCTATGGGTGTGATTCTGCCCGCAGGGATGCTCGCCCAggagaggggcaggcaggggcatgGCGCAGGGCTGGGGTCAGCCCAGGGGTCCTTAACCTCAGCCTATAAGCCATCGTCTCCCCCTAAGATTCCATTCCTGCCAGCGTGAATCATTTGTCTGGGAAgagctcagctgctcttcatcGCCACAAAACATGCACAGGGGATAATTCCCAGAAGCTTCCTGGAGGGCTTGGTAACGCTGACCTTGCGTTGCTTTAGTAAAACCTGTCATTCCCcagttgtgggttttatttcacttctggtggtgttttccttttcctttttccttctttttcttttccttttctttttcctttttcgttttcttttcctttttctgttcttttcctttttctttttctttctttttcatttttgtctgttttcagaagcaaaagagcaaaataagGGGGGAATGGTCTGggcaaacaacagaaaaagaaaggagacagAATGTGAtgggtggaaaggaaaaaaacctgatagttttctgttctttttttaaaaaaaaacaaacaaaagaagtaaTTATAAAAATGGTTACAATTCTCCTTTTCAAGGCTGCAtgatgagaaatattttgaaaaattccaggaaaaaatacagtactcCCCAAACAACGATTACTCAGGTCATCCCACTGATGTCCTTGCCCTGCTGACAACAGTTTGCCGGGCTGGTCTCGCTACTAGACGGGGAAAGATAATCTGAGCAGGAGAAAGGAGATTAACCATGTTTTAATAACTCTTTTTTCATTGAGATGACCCTTTCTCTCCGTGGCCCCGGAGCAGGGCAGGCGGTGGTGGTGCGGCGGCGCAGGGCTGACTCACGGTGCTCTTCCTGCCGCCACCCGCCTGGCCCCCCGACGGCTGCCCCCCGCGATAACCCAGGGCGACCTTTCGCTCTGCTTGGGTCTGACTCACCGGGATGTCACTGTCACCCTCGGGCAGAGGAATGCTGCTGGCGGGTATTTTGAATAGTTCCGACCTGCGGTTATGTGTCACGGATCTTCTCTGCTTGGTCCTCGGGCTTTGGAAATGAGGTTCCTCATGTCAGGATGCTGATAATTATACACAGTTTAATATAATGTAATAGTTGAATGTAATACAATATAATTAAGGTAAGTACAATAAATATAATAAGGATAATAAATATACTATGCTGTAATGTGctgtaatataataaatataatgtGTACTATGCTAGACTGTAATGTAATGGAATATAATGAATATAATTACTATACTGTACTGTAATGtgatataataaatataattcaTGTAATATAATAAATGTATATAGACTATACTGTACTGTACTGTTATATAATAAGTATATTTAACATAATAAATATAACACAATATCATAAATATACTATACTGTAATGTAATATAATagatataatttatataaaagtacaataaatataataaatatactATACTATGACATAACAATATAATCTCAAATTGTTACGTCAGGATGACCAAAGCCTGAAGGGCAGAGCGCTGAGCAGCACACACGTGCCTTTCCATGGGCGCACGCTCTGCCCTGGTCCCGCCTGGGACCGTTAAGCCCGGTTGGGCCCTTCTGCCCGCGTTGGGTGACTTGTGTGGGCTGGGCGTACGAGCCCTGCTCCCGCCGCGCTGCCACCACAATctgtgcagaaaaagcagatttcccTGCCCTGAACCAGAGGAAAAACATCTCAAGGCCAGGTAGCGGTGGACAAACGAATACATCCAAAAATACGACTCGGTGCCTGGGCAGGCACCTGGGCGGGATGGGGACCTGCAAGGGGGCATTGCTGCACAGCCGTCCTGAGGATGCTTAATTGGCTGCACACCAATTAAGAGCATTACTTGTGGTTTTGCCTGGAGGGAGTTTTGTCCACCATGGCTTTGGagaaggcagggctggagggctcAGGCCTGGTGGTGAGTGAGCCTTCTTCCCGGccagaactggaaaaatgttttctccacAGGTGCCTGCGTGGCTCCATGGTCTCCTACGGCCACAGTTTTCAGCCTGGgtgcagaaaatgcagcttgGGAGCAGTGGTAGGGCTGGACTAGGTCCTGCAAGCACGcctgctacttttttttccctctggctcATAGTTTTATGTTAATTCTTGGACTACAACCAGGGAAAGCAGCCGATGCAGTTTCCCACAGGGATTAAAGCTTCCTGAGGCTGGGTGTCTGTGACATCTGGCACGGCAAGTGTGTGACTTCTTCTCCCACCATCACCTCCACGCGGTGCCCTGCcctcacccccctccccccatacccccccccccctcccagtgcCACCCCATGCCCCTGCCCCAAGCCAGTGCAGCCGAGTTAATCGGCATTTTCTCTAAGGGCTGGCAAGCACATAGCTCCATTTACAGGGAATGGAGAGGTGAGGCAAACCTTGTCAGGACCCCAGCAGGGAAAAGGCTGGAAGTTTGGCTTATCTAGGGGCTAATCTTATCCTTCACCGTCAGCTTTCTGTTGACCCTTGCAGCATCCTTGAGACATGCACTTGCCCAGCAGCTCGAGGTCCCCGAGGCTGGGTTTTCCCTTAGGAAATTTCCCGTAGCATCTTTGCTCTGACGCAGGCTGGCTCCTTCCCCCGACACGTTGTCACCAGCCTTGCTCGAATCTGCTTGGCCAGACGTGAACTTCACTTAGCAGCCTTGAAAGGGCTCGGGAAAGCCAAATGccaagaaacatttaaaagataaaaataataaaaagaggaaatgaacaGACATCTAAAGCATCTGTTTTTGCAGTGGCTGACTGTGGAATTTGAAGGCAGAAGCATGGTATTTTGTAGATAATATTTTAACTTTAGTCAGTACCTTTTCTCTAAATTCTTCTGGTGGGAGCTGTTTCCCTGCAGCACCTTTCCtagaaatgggggaaaattaTAAATGGGGTATGGCAGAATTAGCATGTTGCACTGCTTGGCTTTGTTTTATTGGGTTAGCGGGGAGGCTATTGCAGGGGGCCCTCCACCCAGCGTGCCCCAACCTCGGCCCAGCACAATAAATGAGATCAGAGGTAacagcaggctggcagcctCTTGCCACATTTTGGCTGGCAACAACGTTCCTGCTAAGATATCACCATCATCCCACCCTTGGCAGCTCCTTGTGCTTGGCAGGGacaccccctgctccctgcacagGCTCTGCCAGCAAATTTTACCTGGCCAGCGGCCGGCAGAACAACTCTGGGAACGCTCCTTGTAGTCTGATGTGTCAGAGGCACCAAACATCCATCATGAGACGCAGTGTCCtttttttagggttttcttgcttttaaacacTATTCCAGGCAAATATCAATGAGTCATGAAACACCGCATGAATGCTACTTCAGGCATGGGTGAAACAAATGGGGGTTTATGTTGTTGAGGGGGTTTTCCCCCATCTTTGAGACCC
This genomic interval from Falco cherrug isolate bFalChe1 chromosome 13, bFalChe1.pri, whole genome shotgun sequence contains the following:
- the THBD gene encoding thrombomodulin, encoding MRRLPLPLLLAGLALALGQGREPEPGGEPGPAAPSGAQCLEHDCFAVFWAARPFAEASAVCERGGGHLMTVRSTVAEDAIALLLQSRGGRLWLGLRLPSPLPCTEPAQRLRGFQWVTGDRRTDYSNWAPSGRRCGERCVTVSRDLRWEERRCDAPADGFLCEYNYAASCGRLPPAEGLPVTYTTPFGARGGDFLALPPRSAAIVPALGLELRCEEDGEGGGPRWSRAEPGAWPCRLAAGGCEGACGEEGGRPRCSCPDGKVLSPDGRGCGSPCAGAPCQHHCVVAGASFLCMCEAGYRLAADGSSCEDIDDCAAVPRLCEQVCVNTEGGFECHCQRGYEMVEGHCRPLSRCYEAPCEQQCEDVPDGYRCSCFPGYAIDSLKPTHCLLHCNRSQCPAQCDPHTLACECPDGFVLDDDANSSKVCVDIDECDMNFCEHNCTNRPGSYECHCHAGYRLHSQNHCIKIQEDDKEGAYSGDAAGSEPPVPIPSRTPPKVERLHPGVLVGISVGVLSAALALLALGYHLAKKRCRPPATMDYKCSGPHEKEMGLQPVTLGCAVPSQKL